Proteins found in one Plasmodium knowlesi strain H genome assembly, chromosome: 12 genomic segment:
- a CDS encoding cohesin complex subunit, putative: MDVLRRGDTLNPRVKRSRSIIQRDERNDDHSSGNHHQLVIYGNSFRNNSLGYAWSAYFDKNKVKKNIMVCCDLSKICDDILKGVENNSLTIKTFSFLLIGVCNIYKKKVYFIGQDYDFLKRKILSLYKNKDNELNDLMVTGKDTKRRKLGKDNEDDSNKNGSKKRLNRNSLNIKRGSIGLNELIPSVIDNFTGRKSRFSLNADEISIAGTQNNSYNDMFNENEMNNEMFLEISGLNYLNFDPENEDTENGNDKNAINNNYMDGNNRSMSNRSSVHSSMSHYHDMEKALEGSYISRNSIHMNNFDGLHLNRELSESFHNPMDNLNLENSILNNMIPKNMFSNLENSMNEKGSMIGEFNDLELNSVQRSEGLNSIKRFNDGVDRDDNSGVNPDGGIEKGNLQKEFASMGGGQAFHEPFGNLNVQGNGANANDGKQLTSNINGMTSASRDFPNMPYNNVSPGNSHFMGRYHNMNGSMHNRNDLYNLNPFMSINSMNNNNFEGRNSYGPYAHGIPNRNTFGDLDGMSNVMMGSMFTPQKKRNLSKKDAYLGALNFESYQNFDYFHQKDDDAFIKKLNTLLGLDGNDENEDEDARDEDEEDGVLLSEGDKRNQETRTAEGQMGTSKTGENDKSANNQIILNDEKEKDKEVSSVLNGSTTNQLLGKKRKLEKHIIDKNYMIKDTVMKGMLKNESVDYKHFLIDTINNEINEKMQKEYPSFQHFFLHNNTDKIRTVHKLEINFGYESQDCEKKKKTLENYLTCSVGNKSFLYENRNVLDHFNIKKCLDNIDDSMASNENDTLSNYFLSFDGEHEGGSMRSDNNMMNFEEVREEVGGMQFDLPNENHQNDYKNRFSIDPSLSQHEHIDLNLNDLNINDLNMKDDLSSFKDDMGSRLNMESQMSPKSLVVYGEKDNSVEKNDELEMNGNFLNDRLNSEFTSSSASPHLDMSINSNYDFSNIFMKDNESSVLDDKCGDVDINLNQDFDLIAKDLLEVYKNLSTKINYIFFDLITKNRQSRDEVSVLFYITLHLANLGYINIVQKPILPDQLGSYGENFSRPIFIQYIGQRDN; encoded by the coding sequence ATGGATGTGCTCAGAAGAGGTGACACGCTAAACCCTAGGGTTAAAAGGAGCAGGAGCATAATCCAAAGGGACGAAAGAAACGATGATCACAGCAGCGGAAATCATCACCAACTGGTGATTTATGGAAATTCTTTCAGAAACAATTCGCTAGGGTACGCATGGAGTGCCTACTTTGATAAGAACaaagtaaagaagaatattatGGTATGCTGTGATTTAAGTAAGATTTGCGATGACATTTTAAAAGGAGTGGAGAACAACAGCTTGACTATTAAAacgttttccttcttgctCATTGGGGTGTGTAACATATACAAGAAGAAGGTGTATTTTATTGGTCAAGACTATGATTTtctaaaaaggaagattttgTCTCTGTACAAAAATAAGGACAATGAATTGAACGACTTGATGGTGACTGGTAAGGAtacgaaaagaagaaaattaggAAAAGACAACGAAGATGATAGtaacaaaaatggaagtaagaagagattaaaTAGAAATTCACTCAATATAAAGAGAGGTTCCATTGGTTTGAACGAACTAATTCCATCCGTAATTGATAATTTTACGGGAAGGAAATCTCGCTTTTCTCTGAACGCTGATGAGATAAGTATTGCGGGAACACAGAACAACAGTTACAATGACATGTTTAACGAGAACGAAATGAATAATGAAATGTTTCTGGAGATTTCCGGCCTGAACTACCTAAACTTTGATCCTGAAAACGAAGACACGGAGAATGGCAATGATAAGAACGCTATTAATAATAACTACATGGATGGAAATAATAGAAGCATGAGCAACCGTAGTAGTGTTCACAGCAGTATGAGTCACTACCACGACATGGAGAAGGCGTTAGAGGGGTCGTATATTTCTAGGAATAGCATCCATATGAACAATTTTGATGGGCTGCATCTGAATAGAGAACTATCCGAATCGTTTCACAACCCCATGGATAATTTGAATCTGGAAAACTCCATATTGAACAATATGATTCCGAAGAACATGTTTTCAAATTTAGAAAATTCCATGAATGAGAAGGGCAGTATGATAGGTGAATTTAACGACTTGGAGTTGAACTCCGTGCAGAGGAGTGAGGGATTGAATTCTATAAAGAGGTTCAACGATGGAGTGGATAGAGATGACAATTCTGGTGTGAATCCCGATGGAGGTATAGAGAAGGGGAATCTGCAGAAGGAATTCGCCAGTATGGGAGGTGGACAAGCATTTCATGAGCCCTTTGGAAACTTGAACGTACAGGGAAATGGGGCAAACGCAAATGATGGAAAACAATTAACTAGCAACATTAATGGGATGACAAGCGCATCTAGAGACTTTCCAAACATGCCATATAACAATGTATCTCCAGGAAATAGCCATTTCATGGGAAGATACCATAACATGAATGGATCTATGCATAACAGAAATGATCTGTACAATTTGAATCCGTTTATGAGCATTAATTCaatgaataataataattttgaGGGTAGAAATAGTTATGGTCCTTATGCGCATGGGATTCCAAATCGTAACACTTTTGGAGACTTAGATGGGATGAGTAACGTCATGATGGGTAGCATGTTCACCCcccagaagaagagaaatctGTCGAAGAAGGATGCCTACTTGGGAGCACTAAACTTTGAGTCGTATCAGAATTTTGATTATTTTCATCAGAAGGATGACGATGCTTTTATTAAAAAGCTCAACACATTGCTCGGGTTGGATgggaatgatgaaaatgaagacgAGGATGCTCGTGAtgaggatgaggaggatggcGTGCTTTTATCTGAAGGGGATAAGAGAAATCAGGAGACCAGGACAGCCGAAGGACAAATGGGAACTTCCAAAACGGGAGAGAACGATAAATCTGCAAATAACCAGATAATTCTGAACgatgagaaggagaaagacaaGGAGGTGAGTTCTGTCTTAAATGGATCCACCACGAATCAGCTactagggaaaaaaagaaaactagAAAAACACATTATTGATAAGAATTATATGATAAAAGATACGGTGATGAAGGGAATGTTGAAAAACGAAAGTGTAGACTACAAGCATTTCCTAATCGACACAATAAATAACGAAATAAATGAGAAGATGCAGAAGGAGTATCCATCCTTTCAGCATTTCTTCCTACACAACAATACCGATAAGATAAGAACTGTGCACAAGttggaaataaattttggATACGAATCTCAGGATtgtgagaagaagaaaaaaactctggaaaattatttaaccTGTTCAGTGGGTAACAAATCCTTTTTGTATGAAAATAGAAATGTGCTTGATCActttaatataaaaaaatgtttggaCAATATCGATGATAGTATGGCATCCAACGAAAACGATACGCTGTCGAATTACTTCTTATCCTTTGACGGAGAACACGAAGGAGGAAGCATGAGAAGTGACAACAATATGATGAATTTCGAGGAGGTACGAGAGGAAGTTGGTGGAATGCAATTTGATCTACCGAATGAAAATCACCAGAATGATTACAAGAATAGGTTTAGCATAGATCCGTCCTTATCACAGCATGAGCACATAGACCTAAATTTGAATGACCTTAATATTAACGATTTGAATATGAAGGATGACCTCTCCTCTTTTAAGGACGACATGGGTTCTAGATTGAACATGGAAAGTCAGATGTCCCCCAAAAGTTTGGTAGTGTATGGGGAGAAGGATAATAGCGTAGAGAAAAATGACGAATTGGAAATGAATGGAAATTTCCTAAATGACCGACTGAATTCTGAATTCACCTCCTCGTCTGCTTCCCCCCATTTGGATATGTCCATCAACTCCAATTATGATTTCTCCAATATTTTCATGAAGGACAATGAGAGTTCAGTGTTGGATGATAAGTGTGGAGACGTGGACATAAATCTGAACCAGGACTTTGATTTAATTGCCAAGGATTTACTGGAAGTGTACAAGAATTTATCTACAAAAATtaactatatttttttcgaccTCATTACGAAGAATAGACAATCGAGGGATGAAGTATCTGTTTTGTTTTACATCACTTTACACTTGGCAAATTTGGGGTACATAAACATAGTGCAGAAACCGATTCTTCCGGACCAGTTGGGTTCCTATGGGGAGAATTTCTCCAGGCCCATTTTCATTCAGTATATTGGTCAAAGAGACAACTAA